A single Euwallacea similis isolate ESF13 chromosome 1, ESF131.1, whole genome shotgun sequence DNA region contains:
- the Mhc gene encoding myosin heavy chain, muscle isoform X13, protein MPKPPANQEDEDPTPYLFVSLEQKRIDQTKPYDAKKSCWVPDEKEGFVLGEIRGTKGDLVTVGVPGGEEKNFKKEQVSQVNPPKYEKCEDMSNLTYLNDASVLHNLKQRYYAKLIYTYSGLFCVAINPYKRFPVYTNRCAKLYRGKRRNEVPPHIFAISDGAYVNMLTNHENQSMLITGESGAGKTENTKKVIAYFATVGASTKKPTEEQQKKGTLEDQVVQTNPVLEAFGNAKTVRNDNSSRFGKFIRIHFGPTGKLAGADIETYLLEKARVISQQSLERSYHIFYQIMSGAVSGLKDMCILSNNIMDYNFVAQGKTTIPNVDDAEECRLTDQAFDILGFTQEEKNDIYKITASVMHMGTLKFKQRGREEQAEADGTEEGEKVAKLLGVEAQALYTALVKPRIKVGNEFVTQGRNVNQVAYSVGAMSKAMFDRLFKYLVKKCNETLDTKQKRQHFIGVLDIAGFEIFDYNGFEQLCINFTNEKLQQFFNHHMFVLEQEEYTREGITWVFIDFGMDLAACIELIEKPMGILSILEEESMFPKATDQTFVEKLNTNHLGKSPNFQKPKPPKPGQQAAHFTLGHYAGNVPYNITGWLEKNKDPLNDTVVDLFKKGSNKLLVEIFADHPGQSGGGDAKGAKRTKGSAFQTVSAMYREQLNNLMSTLRATQPHFVRCIIPNELKQPGLIDSHLVMHQLTCNGVLEGIRICRKGFPNRMVYPDFKLRYKILNPTEASKESDPKKCAEVILSATGLDADLYRLGHTKVFFRAGVLGQMEELRDERLGKIVTWMQSWVRGYLSRKEFKKLQEQRLALQVCQRNLRKYLKLRTWPWYKLWQRVKPLLNVTRIEDEIAKLEEKAAKAQEAYEREAKAKKELEGLYAKLLTEKTDLLATLEGEKGTLSETTERANKLQAQKSDLESQLSETQDRLSQEEDARNQLMQQKKKLEQEISGYKKDIEDLELNLQKSEQDKATKDHQIRNLNDEIAHQDELINKLNKEKKIGGENNQKISEELQAAEDKVNHLNKVKAKLEQTLDELEDSLEREKKLRGDVEKSKRKVEGDLKLTQEAVADLERNKKELEQTIQRKDKEISSLTAKLEDEQSVVGKTQKQIKELQARIEELEEEVEAERQARAKAEKQRADLARELEELGERLEEAGGATSAQIELNKKREAELAKLRRDLEEANIQHEGTLANLRKKHNDAVSEMGEQIDQLNKLKAKAEKEKAQYFGELNDLRASVDHLANEKAAIEKVSKQLGQQLNDVQGKLDETNRTLNDFDAAKKKLSIENSDLLRQLEEAESQVSQLSKIKVSLTTQLEDTKRLADEESRERATLLGKFRNLEHDLDNIREQVEEEAEAKADIQRQLSKANADAQLWRQKYESEGVARSEELEEAKRKLQARLAEAEETIESLNQKVVALEKTKQRLATEVEDLQLEVDRANAIANAAEKKQKAFDKIIGEWKLKVDDLAAELDASQKECRNYSTELFRLKGAYEEGQEQLEAVRRENKNLADEVKDLLDQIGEGGRNIHEIEKARKRLEAEKDELQAALEEAEAALEQEENKVLRSQLELSQVRQEIDRRIQEKEEEFENTRKNHQRALDSMQASLEAEAKGKAEALRMKKKLEADINELEIALDHANKANAEAQKTIKRYQQQLKDTQQALEEEQRARDEAREQLGISERRANALQNELEESRTLLEQADRARRQAEQELGDAHEQLNDLAAQNASMSAAKRKLETELQTLHSDLDELLNEAKNSEEKAKKAMVDAARLADELRAEQDHAQTQEKLRKALETQIKDLQVRLDEAEANALKGGKKAIAKLEQRVRELENELDGEQRRHADAQKNLRKSERRIKELSFQAEEDRKNHERMQDLVDKLQQKIKTYKRQIEEAEEIAALNLAKFRKAQQELEEAEERADLAEQAIAKFRAKGRAGSSARGQSPAPRQRPQLGDGGLFPPRFDLAPESEF, encoded by the exons ATGCCGAAGCCACCAGCGAACCAGGAGGATGAAGATCCCACCCCATACCTCTTCGTCTCCTTGGAACAGAAACGTATAGATCAGACCAAGCCCTACGATGCCAAAAAATCTTGCTGGGTCCCGGACGAGAAGGAGGGTTTCGTGCTGGGTGAAATCAGGGGCACCAAAGGTGACCTGGTTACGGTTGGCGTCCCCGGAGGAGAG GAAAAGAACTTCAAGAAAGAGCAGGTCTCCCAAGTAAACCCTCCCAAGTACGAAAAATGCGAGGATATGTCCAATTTGACATATCTCAATGACGCTTCCGTATTGCACAACTTGAAACAACGTTATTATGCCAAGCTTATTTAC ACATACTCTGGACTCTTCTGTGTCGCCATTAACCCTTACAAGCGCTTCCCTGTATACACCAACCGTTGCGCCAAGCTGTACCGTGGTAAGAGGCGTAATGAGGTGCCACCCCATATCTTTGCCATTTCTGACGGTGCCTACGTGAACATGTTGACCA ACCACGAGAATCAATCTATGTTGATTAC TGGTGAATCTGGTGCcggaaaaactgaaaacacGAAGAAGGTAATTGCCTACTTCGCCACCGTCGGTGCCTCCACCAAGAAACCAACCGAAGAGCAGCAGAAGAAGGGAACTCTGGAAGATCAAGTCGTCCAGACCAACCCCGTACTTGAAGCCTTCGGTAACGCCAAGACCGTGCGTAACGACAACTCTTCCCGTTTC GGTAAATTCATTCGTATCCACTTCGGCCCCACTGGAAAACTGGCTGGTGCTGATATCGAAACTT ATCTGCTGGAGAAGGCTCGTGTCATCTCCCAACAGTCCCTGGAGCGTTCTTACCACATTTTCTACCAGATCATGTCTGGAGCTGTTTCGGGACTTAAGG ACATGTGTATTTTGTCCAATAACATCATGGATTACAACTTCGTCGCCCAGGGCAAAACTACCATCCCCAATGTAGATGATGCCGAAGAGTGTAGATTGACAGAT CAAGCTTTCGACATTTTGGGTTTCACCCAAGAGGAGAAGAACGATATTTACAAGATCACCGCTTCCGTCATGCACATGGGCACTCTGAAGTTCAAGCAGAGGGGTCGTGAAGAACAGGCTGAAGCCGATGGCACTGAG GAAGGTGAAAAGGTGGCCAAACTGTTGGGCGTCGAAGCCCAAGCCTTGTACACTGCCCTGGTCAAGCCCAGGATCAAGGTCGGTAACGAGTTCGTGACCCAGGGTAGGAACGTCAACCAAGTAGCCTACTCCGTGGGTGCTATGTCCAAAGCCATGTTTGACAGGCTGTTCAAGTACCTGGTGAAGAAATGTAACGAGACTCTGGACACCAAGCAAAAGAGACAGCACTTCATTGGTGTACTGGATATCGCCGGCTTTGAAATCTTCGAC TATAACGGCTTCGAGCAGCTTTGCATTAACTTTACTAACGAGAAGCTGCAGCAATTCTTCAACCACCACATGTTCGTCCTGGAACAGGAAGAATATACCAGGGAAGGTATCACATGGGTGTTCATCGATTTCGGCATGGACTTGGCCGCTTGCATCGAACTTATTGAGAAG CCTATGGGCATCTTGTCCATTCTTGAAGAAGAATCTATGTTCCCCAAAGCCACCGATCAGACCTTCGTTGAGAAACTGAACACCAACCATTTGGGCAAGTCTCCCAACTTCCAGAAGCCCAAACCACCAAAGCCCGGCCAACAAGCCGCCCACTTCACCTTGGGCCATTACGCCGGTAAT GTACCATACAACATCACCGGTTGGTTGGAAAAGAACAAGGACCCTCTGAACGACACGGTTGTCGACTTATTCAAGAAGGGTAGCAACAAGCTTTTGGTGGAAATCTTCGCTGACCATCCTGGACAGTCCGGTGGCGGCGATGCCAAAG GTGCCAAGAGAACCAAGGGTTCTGCCTTCCAGACCGTATCTGCTATGTACAGG GAACAATTGAACAACTTGATGTCCACCTTGAGGGCCACCCAACCTCACTTCGTCCGTTGTATCATTCCCAATGAATTGAAGCAACCTGGACTCATCGACTCTCACTTGGTCATGCACCAGCTGACCTGTAACGGTGTACTTGAAGGTATCCGTATCTGCAGGAAAGGTTTCCCCAACAGGATGGTCTACCCTGACTTTAAGCTCCG TTATAAAATCTTGAACCCCACTGAAGCATCCAAAGAAAGCGACCCCAAGAAGTGCGCTGAAGTCATTTTGTCCGCCACCGGCCTTGATGCCGATTTGTACCGTCTCGGTCACACCAAG GTGTTCTTCCGTGCCGGTGTCCTGGGTCAGATGGAAGAATTGCGTGACGAGCGTCTCGGCAAAATCGTCACCTGGATGCAATCCTGGGTTAGAGGTTACCTCTCCAGGAAGGAATTCAAGAAACTGCAGGAGCAACGTTTGGCCCTCCAAGTGTGCCAGAGGAACTTGAGGAAATACCTCAAGCTCAGGACCTGGCCATGGTACAAATTGTGGCAGAGAGTCAAGCCCCTCCTCAACGTCACCCGCATCGAAGATGAAATCGCT AAACTGGAAGAGAAGGCTGCCAAGGCCCAGGAAGCCTACGAACGCGAAGCCAAGGCCAAGAAGGAGTTGGAAGGGCTCTATGCCAAGTTGCTGACCGAAAAGACCGACCTTTTGGCCACCCTTGAGGGCGAGAAAGGTACTCTGTCGGAAACCACTGAAAGGGCCAACAAACTGCAGGCCCAGAAGAGCGATCTCGAGTCTCAACTGTCG GAAACCCAAGACCGTCTCAGCCAAGAGGAAGACGCCCGTAACCAGCTGATGCAGCAGAAGAAGAAATTGGAACAGGAGATCTCCGGCTACAAAAAGGACATCGAGGACTTGGAACTGAACCTGCAGAAATCCGAGCAGGACAAGGCCACCAAAGACCACCAGATCAGGAACTTGAACGACGAGATCGCCCACCAGGACGAACTCATCAACAAGCTCAACAAAGAGAAGAAGATTGGAGGCGAGAACAACCAGAAGATCTCCGAGGAACTCCAGGCTGCCGAAGACAAGGTCAACCACTTGAACAAAGTTAAGGCTAAGTTGGAGCAAACCCTGGATGAGTTGGAAGACTCTCTGGAGCGCGAGAAGAAGTTGCGCGGAGATGTGGAAAAATCCAAGAGGAAGGTTGAGGGCGACTTGAAACTCACCCAGGAAGCCGTGGCTGACTTGGAAAGGAACAAGAAAGAACTGGAACAGACCATCCAACGCAAGGACAAGGAAATCTCCTCTCTGACCGCCAAACTCGAAGACGAACAATCCGTTGTAGGAAAGACCCAGAAACAGATTAAGGAATTGCAGGCCCGCATCGAGGAACTGGAAGAGGAAGTTGAGGCTGAGAGACAAGCTCGCGCCAAAGCTGAGAAACAACGCGCTGACCTGGCTCGCGAACTGGAAGAACTGGGAGAGCGTCTGGAAGAAGCTGGTGGAGCCACTTCTGCTCAGATTGAGCTAAACAAGAAAAGGGAAGCTGAGCTCGCCAAGCTGCGTCGCGACTTGGAAGAGGCCAACATCCAACACGAGGGAACTTTGGCCAACTTGCGTAAGAAGCACAACGATGCCGTATCCGAAATGGGTGAACAAATCGACCAGCTGAACAAGCTCAAAGCCAA GGCTGAGAAAGAAAAGGCTCAGTACTTCGGCGAACTTAACGACCTCCGCGCCTCTGTCGACCACTTGGCTAACGAAAAG GCCGCCATTGAAAAGGTATCCAAACAACTAGGACAGCAGCTCAACGATGTCCAAGGCAAGCTCGACGAGACCAACCGCACCCTCAACGACTTCGACGCCGCGAAGAAGAAGCTTTCCATCGAGAACTCCGACTTGCTCAGGCAGTTGGAAGAGGCCGAGTCTCAAGTCTCTCAACTCAGCAAGATCAAGGTGTCCCTGACCACTCAATTGGAAGACACCAAGAGGTTGGCCGATGAAGAAAGCCGCGAACGCGCCACTTTATTGGGCAAATTCCGCAACTTGGAACACGACTTGGACAATATCCGCGAACAAGTTGAGGAAGAGGCCGAAGCCAAGGCTGACATTCAACGCCAGCTCAGCAAGGCTAACGCTGACGCTCAACTCTGGCGTCAGAAATACGAATCTGAGGGTGTAGCCCGCTCTGAGGAGCTTGAAGAGGCCAAGAGAAAGCTCCAGGCTCGTCTCGCTGAAGCTGAGGAAACCATCGAATCTCTTAACCAGAAAGTGGTAGCTCTCGAGAAGACCAAACAACGTCTGGCTACTGAAGTCGAGGACCTACAACTTGAAGTAGACCGTGCTAATGCCATCGCTAATGCCGCTGAAAAGAAACAGAAGGCTTTCGACAAGATCATCGGAGAGTGGAAACTCAAAGTTGATGACTTGGCTGCTGAATTGGATGCTAGTCAAAAGGAATGCCGCAACTACTCCACTGAGTTGTTCAGACTCAAGGGAGCTTACGAGGAAGGACAAGAGCAACTGGAAGCCGTCCGTCGTGAGAACAAAAACCTCGCTGATGAGGTCAAGGACCTCTTGGACCAAATCGGCGAAGGTGGCCGCAACATTCATGAAATCGAAAAGGCCAGGAAGCGCTTGGAAGCTGAGAAAGACGAGCTTCAAGCCGCCCTCGAGGAAGCTGAAGCCGCTCTCGAACAGGAAGAGAACAAGGTTCTCAGGAGCCAGTTGGAGCTGTCTCAAGTGCGCCAAGAAATCGACAGGCGCATCCAGGAGAAAGAGGAGGAATTCGAAAACACCAGGAAGAACCACCAACGCGCTTTGGACTCCATGCAAGCCTCCCTTGAGGCTGAGGCCAAGGGCAAAGCTGAGGCTCTTCGCATGAAGAAGAAGTTGGAAGCTGACATCAACGAATTGGAAATTGCTTTGGACCACGCTAACAAG GCTAACGCCGAGGCCCAGAAGACCATCAAACGCTACCAACAACAGCTCAAGGATACTCAACAAGCCCTCGAAGAGGAACAGCGCGCCCGCGATGAGGCCCGCGAACAATTGGGCATCTCTGAACGTCGCGCCAACGCCCTCCAGAATGAACTGGAAGAATCGCGCACCCTCCTGGAACAAGCCGACCGTGCCCGTCGCCAAGCCGAACAAGAACTGGGAGACGCCCACGAACAGCTCAACGACCTGGCCGCCCAAAATGCCTCCATGTCCGCTGCCAAGAGGAAATTGGAGACCGAGCTGCAGACCCTGCATTCCGACCTTGACGAGCTCCTAAACGAGGCCAAGAACTCCGAAGAGAAGGCCAAGAAAGCCATGGTAGATGCTGCCCGTCTCGCTGACGAATTGCGTGCTGAACAGGACCACGCCCAGACCCAAGAGAAACTGCGCAAGGCCCTCGAAACCCAAATCAAAGACTTGCAAGTGCGTCTTGATGAGGCCGAAGCTAACGCCCTCAAGGGAGGCAAGAAGGCCATTGCCAAGCTCGAACAGAGGGTAAGGGAACTGGAGAACGAGTTGGACGGTGAGCAGAGAAGACACGCCGACGCGCAAAAGAACTTGAGGAAATCAGAGCGTCGTATCAAGGAGTTGAGCTTCCAGGCTGAAGAAGACAGGAAGAACCACGAGCGCATGCAAGACCTGGTTGATAAGCTGCAACAGAAGATCAAGACCT